The Arcobacter roscoffensis genome segment AATGAACTATTTTCAAAGCTTGCCTTTTTTTGATTTGTAAAATTATATCTTAGATATATAAATACACAGTAAAAGCAAATAATAAAATATTTAAAAAATAAAAAGCCTTTTTATTAAAAATAGCGTAAAAAGAAAAGACCATAAATAATACTAAAAACCATAGGTATATGATCTTATCAAAGGTTTTAAACTCATAAGATAAAAACATCAAAATATACTCATCTAAAAAGCCACCAAAAGAAAATATATGAGCAAAAAGCTCTAAAGGATAAAATAAAGTAAAAGCCATAGTAAGAAAAGGTGAAAGCATTTGTTCATAAGTAGTCAAAGGAAAAAAGTAATGAACCAAAGGATTCATAGCCAAATAAATCCAAAAGTTAAAAAGAAGTAAATGTAAAAATTTATTTTTTATGTCTTTAAAGTACTGTATATACAAAAAGATATAAAAAACTCCAAAAATAGAAAACCATAAAGAAAGTGAAAATATATACTTTGGAAATAGTGCAAGTACAAATGCTAAGACTACAAACAAAGTAGTAAAAGAAAAAAGCTTTATATTACACCTTAGAAGATAAATACCTAAAGCCATCATCACAAATGCCCTTGTCAATGAAGCCACAAAACCTGTAAAGATGAGGTAAGAAAAAAGTAAAGCTAAAGTAATAAGTAAAATATCAAACCTTTTATTCCTATAAGGGAAATATCTTAGATGAAAAAAAGCATAAGGGTAGTAAACAATACCATAGATTATGAAACTAAGAACAGCAAGATGAAAACCACTTAGGGCGATAAGATGACTAATACCGTAGTTAGTACAAACTTCCCTTAACTCTTTTGAAATTGGCTTTGCAAAAAACAAAGCAGAAAAGAGCTCAGTTATCATTTCGTTATGATGTTGTGAAGCACTATAGTTTACAAGTCTTGAGGAAAAACTCTCTTGTTTTTCTAACTTATCAAAATAAACACTTTTTACATAAAAGCCTTTTAAATACTCTATAAAAGTTATATTTATAGTGATAATTGCCAAATTTAAAATATCATACTTTGAAACTTGTGTATTTTTGTCAAAATTTGTAAAAATTGTAAAATTTGCATTTTTCAATTTTAGTACATCATATTTTTCTTTTTCATAAATATTTTGTACTTCAACTTTTGTTTCATAAATCTCTTCATCAATTAGCTCTTGGTATTTTGAATACTCTATTGAAAGATTTATGAAAAAAACCAATAGTACAAAAGTTGTCAATACTATATAATTATAGTGTTTATTTAAGATATTTATAATCATAAATATTATTATACAAAAACAAACTTATATGTTATAATCTTAATCCTAGCTTTAACAAACACAAAAAAGGAGCCCATATGAGTGAAAAACTAGTTTTAGGTCCTTTATTATCACTTGAAAATGATAATAAATATGTTGTGTGTTTTTTAAGTAAAACAACCCAAGAATACTCTGTTTTTTTTGATGAAAAACAAGTAGAAGCCAAGAGGCTTGGAAATCTAAAGTTTGGCTATTTGTATAGAGCTGAAATCACTATACCCTTAGATGAAGAAGCCAAAAATATCACTTACATCATAAAAACTAAAAATGGTTTATTAAGTGATAACCATGACAGAAAATGTTGGTCTTTTTATATACCATCTTCTAAGAAGAAAGCAAGACTTGGTATAGAGTCTTATGAAAATTTTCTAAATGCAAATCTACTAGAAGAGAAAGAAATACCATACTCAATGCTAATTTTAAATGAATTTAACCTAATAGACGATGAGGTTTTATCTCAAATAAAAGAGATAAAAAACTGGTCAAAAGATAATCTTGATGACTTTTTTGAGAAACTATATATAGAAAAACTTGGCGATGAAAAAATGTCTTTAGCCTTAGCTAGTATTCCTACTATGATAATGTGGCATAAAACAGAAGAAAATAGTATCAATGATAAAGTACTAGATGAAACAACTAAAAAATATTATGAGATTTTTCAACTTCGAACACTCAAAAACAATACCCTACTTACAAAAGATAGAAGTCACTTCTCTTTTGCTTTAGAGTTTGGAGGAAATAAAATACTAGCCCTAGATAGTAAAAATAATGGAAAATCAAAGCTTTTAAACAACTACTTAGAAAATAAAAAAGATCATTCAAACTTAATGATTATTTATAATAACTAAAAAAAGGGAGGTTTTTCTTCCCTTTTTTATGTACTACTAAACTTTCAAATGATAATATAATACATAATTTATTTTAAGGAATATATTTTGCAAGTAAACTTTGATAATAATAAAAACATTTCATATGACGCTACAGGAAGAGAAGTAGTTGAAGAAAAAAACTCTACAAACTCAGTCTTTGCAAATGATTTAGATGAGGCTCAAAAATCAAGTGAACAAAAAAACAGTAAAGAAAATGAAGATAAAGAAGAAGAACTAACAGCAAAAGAAAAGCAAGAAGTTACAGATAAACTTTTAGAAGATATTATGTCTTTATTTAAAACAGGTCTTACTGTTGAAGAGATGGAAATGCTACGAGAACTTCTTGATGCAATCAAAAGAAAAATTGCAGAAGCCAAATCTTCAAATGACTCAGATGAAATAAAACAAATAGAATCAATGATTACAAGACTAGAGCTTTTAGTAATGAAACTTCAAAAAAGAACAAAAGGTGAAGCTGTATTAGATATGGAAGATTCTCATGTAAATAATATTTCAAAAGAGAATAGAAAAGATGATAAAAAAAGTGTATCTTTAGATATATTAGGTTTTGAAAAAAGAATAGAAAAAGCCCAAAAGAATATCGATGATTTAAGTAAAACTATTAACGAAACACAAGTTAATGAGCTAAAGAAAAATCACGAAGAACTTGAGCTTTTACAGGCTTTGAAGCAGTAGAGTAAAGAGTAAATGTCTCTTTTCTTCTCTTATACCTTTATAAATAGTCAATCATATTTTAGATATAATAGAAGTGATTAAAATTTAAAATAAATTCTTCGATGAAAGGATGACAAATGAAAACTATTCAATTACAAATTGATGATAAGAATTATGAATCTTTTTTAAATATTGTAAATAGTTTAAAAAAAGGTTTTATCAAAAATATCACTATAACTGATACAATTGAATCTGTATCTGACAATGAACAAAAATATTATGAAAAATTACTCGACAATATAAGTAATGATGATAAAATTGTATCTTCTAAAGAATCTATTCAATTATGAATTTAGAGATACAATATCTTAAAAAAGTAGATAAATTCTTTTCAAAAAACTCTCATATACTTTCAAAAGAAAAAACTAAAGAACTTGTTATAAAATCTATAAAAAAAATTGTATTAAAAGAAGATATTAATGTCGATGTAAAACAACTAAAAGGAAATTTACAACACTTTTATAGAATTAGATTTGGAAAAATTAGAATTTTATTTGAATTAGTAAATGAGGAAATTAAAATCATCACTATTATAACTGATGTTGATTTTAGAGGCGATGTTTACAAATAATTGGAAGTGTTAAAAACTTC includes the following:
- a CDS encoding ComEC/Rec2 family competence protein — encoded protein: MIINILNKHYNYIVLTTFVLLVFFINLSIEYSKYQELIDEEIYETKVEVQNIYEKEKYDVLKLKNANFTIFTNFDKNTQVSKYDILNLAIITINITFIEYLKGFYVKSVYFDKLEKQESFSSRLVNYSASQHHNEMITELFSALFFAKPISKELREVCTNYGISHLIALSGFHLAVLSFIIYGIVYYPYAFFHLRYFPYRNKRFDILLITLALLFSYLIFTGFVASLTRAFVMMALGIYLLRCNIKLFSFTTLFVVLAFVLALFPKYIFSLSLWFSIFGVFYIFLYIQYFKDIKNKFLHLLLFNFWIYLAMNPLVHYFFPLTTYEQMLSPFLTMAFTLFYPLELFAHIFSFGGFLDEYILMFLSYEFKTFDKIIYLWFLVLFMVFSFYAIFNKKAFYFLNILLFAFTVYLYI
- a CDS encoding type II toxin-antitoxin system RelE family toxin, with the translated sequence MNLEIQYLKKVDKFFSKNSHILSKEKTKELVIKSIKKIVLKEDINVDVKQLKGNLQHFYRIRFGKIRILFELVNEEIKIITIITDVDFRGDVYK